One region of Chlorobiota bacterium genomic DNA includes:
- a CDS encoding T9SS type A sorting domain-containing protein, giving the protein MRRHALFAQLLAFLVGILFLVGTATAQPYGGNDPTGNDPSIERLTAILDSLAGGTFSGNPCDLTPEQRKAFDRIAREEFGYEFGWSDLRCDSTGGGDPWMDSCSKRVGELLDSLSGGTFNGDPCALPLEQRIAFDSILQAEYGFSFGWGDIDCDGTGGGDPTKDRIMEIIDSVSGGSFTGNPCDLTMEQRQEIDRRIQEEFGFNLGWSDIDCAGGWDPTKDRIMEIVDSVSGGSFTGNPCDLTMEQRQEIDRRIQEEFGFNLGWASINCDGIGGGDTVIVDDPCGDLTPEQLLAICRILEEVAGANFTGDICDLTLAQRQEIDRRMMEEVGISFGLADFPCDGIISGDPTGGSNSGKAYQTQQAIARMATINRQEKVEGVTLHPNPARTSATVTFTMNRTAQATIAVVNGLGETVMTRPLGTLANGQHTADLDLSSMGAGAYFVKVQLNGRTIQTTPLRVAR; this is encoded by the coding sequence ATGAGACGACACGCGCTCTTTGCACAACTACTGGCGTTCCTGGTAGGAATTCTGTTCTTGGTTGGGACCGCAACTGCACAACCCTACGGTGGAAACGACCCCACCGGAAACGATCCCTCCATCGAACGCCTGACGGCGATTCTTGACTCCCTTGCTGGCGGCACTTTCAGCGGAAACCCGTGCGACCTAACGCCGGAACAACGCAAAGCCTTCGACCGCATAGCCCGTGAAGAATTTGGATATGAGTTCGGCTGGAGCGACCTACGATGCGACAGCACTGGCGGGGGCGATCCCTGGATGGATTCCTGCTCCAAGCGTGTCGGCGAGCTTCTGGACTCACTTTCCGGCGGGACCTTCAACGGCGACCCCTGCGCCCTACCCCTGGAGCAACGCATCGCCTTCGACAGCATCCTGCAGGCCGAGTATGGCTTCAGCTTCGGCTGGGGTGATATTGATTGCGACGGCACCGGCGGCGGGGACCCGACGAAGGATCGAATCATGGAGATTATTGACTCGGTTTCTGGCGGCAGCTTCACGGGGAACCCGTGCGACCTGACGATGGAGCAACGGCAGGAGATAGATCGTCGGATTCAAGAGGAGTTCGGGTTCAACCTCGGCTGGAGTGATATTGATTGCGCTGGCGGCTGGGATCCGACGAAGGATCGAATTATGGAGATTGTTGACTCGGTTTCTGGCGGCAGCTTCACGGGGAACCCGTGCGACCTGACGATGGAGCAACGGCAGGAGATAGATCGTCGGATTCAAGAGGAGTTCGGGTTCAACCTCGGCTGGGCAAGCATCAATTGCGACGGTATCGGTGGGGGCGACACGGTGATTGTGGATGACCCGTGTGGCGATCTAACACCAGAACAGCTTCTGGCGATCTGCCGCATTTTGGAGGAGGTGGCCGGCGCAAACTTCACTGGCGACATCTGCGACCTGACGCTGGCACAACGCCAAGAAATTGACCGCCGGATGATGGAAGAAGTGGGAATCAGTTTTGGGCTTGCCGACTTCCCCTGCGATGGCATTATCAGCGGCGACCCAACCGGCGGCAGCAATAGCGGGAAGGCCTACCAAACGCAGCAAGCGATTGCACGAATGGCAACCATCAACCGCCAGGAGAAGGTTGAGGGGGTGACGCTCCATCCGAACCCGGCACGCACCTCCGCCACCGTCACCTTCACCATGAACCGGACTGCCCAAGCAACGATTGCGGTGGTGAACGGCCTGGGCGAAACGGTGATGACCCGCCCATTGGGGACGCTTGCCAACGGCCAACACACTGCCGATCTGGACCTGAGCAGCATGGGGGCGGGGGCGTACTTCGTGAAGGTGCAGCTGAATGGGCGCACCATCCAAACTACGCCGTTGCGGGTGGCCCGCTAA
- a CDS encoding DUF433 domain-containing protein — protein MNELDRITFSPDIMGGRACIRGMRITVSLILTLIANGMTVAEVVEAYPYVEPEDIQQSLQYAALLAEDSIVQLRPAA, from the coding sequence ATGAACGAACTTGATCGAATCACGTTTTCCCCTGACATCATGGGGGGGCGCGCCTGCATCCGTGGAATGCGGATAACCGTCTCGCTGATCCTTACCCTGATTGCCAATGGCATGACGGTGGCCGAGGTTGTTGAAGCCTACCCATACGTGGAGCCGGAAGATATCCAGCAGTCATTGCAGTACGCGGCGTTGCTTGCCGAAGATAGCATCGTCCAACTTCGCCCGGCAGCATGA
- a CDS encoding peptidase M3: MLLHELNEQYIRLHSAKEEAFWAEKMGLKESVPGDFEAKEIQLQAFITDAAMLPKLRAELERSDLTPEERTGLEGWVRFFQANAIESAEAKALAAKIVEMEGELNRVRGGMELGYTDPDTGQFIAANSLQLNLLVQTSPNEAKRRAAWEGLRSIEPFVLSHGFIEVVKERNRLARMLGYEDYYDYKVTLNEGFSKRKLFELLDELERDTRDACQRSIDGLAEQAGAAAFQGWNFDYLTSGDLTSAVDPYHRFGDALNRWGRSFAAMGVRYGGATMQLDLVSRPTKHDNGFMHGPFPCYVDRGTFLPARINFTANAVPGQTGSGERAMNTLLHEGGHAAHFANITMPAPCFSQEFTPTSVAYAETQSMFMDSLMEDPDWMSRYAHDADGNPMPRTLMMELLAKNHRFRAFQIRRIMVVSYGERAIYEMPEAELTPANIVSALRQAERQILLLNDSPRPILSVPHLLAGEASAYYHGYVLAEMAVAQTRDFFLRRDGHLLDNPNIGPDLAKGYWNPGNSRSFLDLVHQMTGEPFSARAIVAQVNRSMEEATAEAERMIAAEPSIPKHTGAIDLDATISIVHGDTLVASTQREGSFEAMSQKFAEWIHHAETATN; encoded by the coding sequence ATGCTACTCCACGAACTCAACGAGCAATACATCCGGCTGCACTCCGCAAAAGAGGAAGCCTTCTGGGCCGAAAAAATGGGACTGAAAGAATCGGTCCCGGGTGACTTCGAGGCAAAGGAGATTCAGCTGCAAGCGTTCATCACCGATGCCGCCATGCTCCCGAAACTCCGCGCCGAACTGGAGCGGAGCGACCTTACCCCGGAAGAACGCACAGGCCTGGAAGGATGGGTCCGGTTCTTCCAAGCAAACGCAATCGAAAGCGCAGAGGCAAAGGCGCTGGCCGCAAAAATTGTGGAGATGGAAGGGGAGCTGAACCGCGTACGCGGCGGGATGGAGCTTGGCTACACCGACCCCGACACCGGCCAGTTTATTGCGGCCAACTCGCTGCAGCTGAACCTGCTGGTGCAGACCTCACCCAACGAAGCAAAACGCCGCGCCGCGTGGGAAGGGCTTCGCTCGATTGAGCCGTTCGTGCTGTCGCATGGGTTCATCGAGGTGGTGAAGGAGCGGAACCGGCTGGCGCGGATGCTTGGCTACGAAGATTACTACGACTACAAAGTCACCCTGAACGAGGGCTTCTCCAAACGGAAATTATTCGAGTTGTTGGATGAGCTTGAGCGCGACACCCGCGATGCCTGCCAGCGTTCGATTGACGGGCTGGCCGAACAGGCCGGGGCGGCGGCGTTCCAGGGGTGGAATTTCGACTATCTCACCAGCGGCGATTTAACCAGCGCGGTTGACCCGTACCACCGTTTCGGCGACGCGTTGAACCGGTGGGGGCGTTCATTTGCGGCAATGGGGGTGCGCTACGGCGGCGCAACAATGCAGCTGGACCTGGTAAGCCGCCCCACCAAGCACGACAACGGGTTCATGCACGGCCCCTTCCCCTGCTACGTTGACCGCGGCACGTTTCTTCCGGCGCGGATCAACTTCACGGCCAACGCGGTCCCGGGCCAAACCGGAAGCGGCGAGCGGGCAATGAACACCCTGCTGCACGAAGGGGGGCACGCCGCCCACTTTGCGAACATCACCATGCCGGCCCCATGTTTCTCGCAGGAGTTCACGCCAACATCGGTGGCGTATGCCGAGACGCAATCCATGTTTATGGACAGCCTGATGGAGGACCCCGACTGGATGAGCCGCTACGCCCACGATGCCGATGGCAACCCAATGCCGCGCACGCTGATGATGGAGTTGCTGGCAAAAAACCACCGGTTCCGCGCCTTCCAGATTCGCCGGATTATGGTGGTGAGCTACGGCGAGCGCGCCATTTACGAAATGCCGGAAGCGGAGCTTACTCCGGCCAATATCGTATCGGCACTGCGCCAGGCCGAGCGGCAGATTTTGCTGCTGAACGATTCCCCACGGCCAATTCTTTCGGTGCCCCATTTGTTGGCTGGCGAGGCATCGGCCTACTACCACGGCTACGTGTTGGCCGAAATGGCGGTGGCGCAAACCCGCGATTTCTTCCTGCGCCGCGACGGGCACTTGCTGGACAATCCCAACATCGGCCCAGATCTTGCAAAGGGATATTGGAATCCGGGGAACTCACGCTCGTTTCTTGACTTGGTGCACCAGATGACCGGGGAGCCGTTTTCGGCGCGGGCGATTGTGGCGCAGGTGAACCGCTCGATGGAAGAAGCCACTGCCGAGGCCGAACGGATGATTGCTGCCGAGCCGTCAATCCCAAAACATACCGGGGCGATTGATTTGGATGCCACCATCTCCATCGTCCATGGCGACACGCTGGTGGCCAGCACCCAGCGCGAAGGATCGTTCGAGGCGATGAGCCAGAAATTTGCGGAGTGGATCCACCACGCCGAAACCGCAACCAACTAA
- the nadA gene encoding quinolinate synthase NadA, with the protein MTQTEPLTAPIARATEERGAITIDQIDLRLDLEAEIRRLKQQMNAVILAHYYQESEIQDIADYIGDSLELSRKSQTTNADVIVFAGVHFMAETAKIVNPAKQVLIPDMAAGCSLAAGCPPAEFRKFREAHPDHIAVTYINCSAEVKALSDIICTSSSAETIINKIPRGQKIIFAPDRNLGRYLIRKTGRDMLLWQGACIVHETFSERKILELKARHSKALLIAHPECEETLLAHADFIGSTSALLKFTHDAIADEFIVATESGIIHQMEKLSPGKRFIPAPPENENCNCNNCPYMKLNTMEKIYLCMVNRSPEIVIPEDVRSKAQLALDRMLEMSKVAQD; encoded by the coding sequence ATGACCCAGACCGAGCCGCTAACCGCCCCCATTGCCCGCGCCACCGAAGAACGTGGGGCCATCACCATTGACCAGATTGATTTGCGGCTTGACCTTGAAGCCGAAATCCGGCGGCTGAAGCAGCAGATGAACGCGGTGATCCTGGCCCACTACTACCAGGAATCGGAAATCCAAGACATTGCCGATTACATTGGCGACTCGCTGGAGCTTTCGCGCAAATCGCAAACCACCAACGCTGATGTTATCGTCTTCGCTGGCGTTCATTTTATGGCCGAGACGGCAAAAATTGTCAACCCGGCCAAGCAAGTCCTGATCCCCGACATGGCCGCCGGATGCTCCCTTGCTGCCGGATGCCCCCCGGCGGAGTTCCGCAAATTCCGCGAAGCCCACCCGGACCACATCGCCGTCACGTACATCAATTGCTCGGCCGAGGTGAAAGCCCTTAGCGACATCATCTGTACCAGCAGCAGTGCCGAGACGATCATCAATAAAATTCCACGCGGGCAAAAAATCATCTTTGCTCCCGACCGCAACCTAGGGCGGTATCTGATTCGAAAAACCGGACGCGATATGCTGCTGTGGCAAGGGGCGTGCATCGTCCACGAAACCTTCAGCGAACGGAAGATTCTGGAGCTGAAGGCGCGCCACAGCAAAGCATTGCTGATTGCCCACCCGGAGTGCGAAGAAACCTTGCTGGCTCATGCCGATTTTATCGGCTCCACCAGCGCGTTGCTGAAGTTCACCCACGATGCCATTGCCGATGAGTTCATCGTCGCCACCGAGTCGGGGATCATCCACCAGATGGAGAAGCTCTCGCCGGGGAAGCGATTTATCCCCGCACCCCCGGAAAACGAAAACTGCAACTGCAACAACTGCCCGTACATGAAGCTGAACACCATGGAGAAAATCTACCTGTGCATGGTGAACCGCTCGCCGGAAATCGTCATCCCCGAAGATGTCCGCAGCAAGGCGCAGTTGGCGTTGGATAGGATGCTAGAGATGAGCAAAGTCGCCCAAGACTAA
- the thiC gene encoding phosphomethylpyrimidine synthase ThiC: MNTPANGNAAESATSVPQFPRSRKIYVEGSRPDIRVPMREISQHDTPAMFGTEPNPPITVYDTSGPYTDPNVAIDLKQGLPDVRGGWIAERGDTELLPEFSSHYSRARMSDGKTEHLRFEHIRQPRRAKPGMNVTQMHYAKRGIITPEMEYVAIRENLRLQELRDERLLAQHPGQSFGASIPNAITPEFVRSEVARGRAIIPANINHPELEPMIIGRNFLVKINCNLGNSAVTSSIQEEVEKMTWGIRWGGDTVMDLSTGKNIHETREWILRNSPVPIGTVPIYQALEKVHGKAEELTWEIFRDTLIEQAEQGVDYFTIHAGVRLAYVPLTARRVTGIVSRGGSIMAKWCLAHHKESFLYTHFDEICQIMRAYDVSFSLGDGLRPGSIADANDAAQFAELETLGELTKIAWEHDCQVMIEGPGHVPMQMIKENMEKQLEVCHEAPFYTLGPLTTDIAPGYDHITSAIGAAMIGWFGTAMLCYVTPKEHLGLPNKQDVREGIIAYKIAAHAADLAKGHPGAQRRDNALSKARFEFRWEDQFNLGLDPERAVEYHDETLPKDSAKVAHFCSMCGPHFCSMKITQDVREYAQTHGVTEGKAIEIGMEEKAKEFVELGGEIYR, translated from the coding sequence ATGAATACACCAGCCAACGGCAACGCCGCCGAATCCGCAACCTCCGTCCCGCAGTTCCCACGTTCGCGGAAGATTTATGTTGAGGGAAGCCGGCCCGATATCCGCGTGCCGATGCGGGAGATTAGCCAGCACGACACCCCAGCAATGTTCGGCACCGAGCCGAACCCGCCAATCACCGTGTACGACACCAGCGGCCCATACACGGACCCCAACGTCGCGATTGACCTGAAGCAAGGGTTACCCGATGTGCGTGGCGGTTGGATTGCCGAACGTGGCGACACCGAACTGCTTCCCGAATTTAGCAGCCACTACTCACGCGCGCGGATGAGCGACGGCAAAACCGAGCATCTGCGGTTTGAGCATATCCGCCAGCCGCGCCGCGCCAAGCCGGGGATGAACGTCACCCAGATGCATTACGCCAAGCGCGGGATCATCACGCCGGAGATGGAGTATGTGGCGATTCGGGAGAATCTGCGGCTGCAAGAATTGCGCGACGAACGGTTGCTGGCGCAGCATCCAGGGCAATCCTTTGGCGCAAGCATTCCCAACGCCATCACGCCGGAGTTTGTGCGGAGCGAGGTTGCACGCGGGCGGGCAATCATCCCCGCAAACATCAACCACCCCGAGCTTGAACCGATGATTATCGGGCGGAATTTCTTGGTGAAAATCAACTGCAATTTGGGGAACAGCGCAGTAACCAGCTCCATCCAGGAAGAGGTGGAGAAGATGACGTGGGGAATCCGTTGGGGGGGCGACACGGTGATGGACCTTTCCACCGGAAAAAATATCCACGAAACGCGGGAGTGGATTTTGCGCAACTCGCCCGTCCCAATCGGGACCGTGCCGATTTACCAAGCGTTGGAGAAAGTTCACGGCAAGGCCGAGGAGCTTACGTGGGAGATTTTCCGCGACACGTTGATTGAGCAGGCCGAGCAAGGGGTTGATTATTTCACCATCCATGCCGGCGTGCGTTTGGCCTACGTTCCGCTTACCGCGCGGCGCGTTACGGGGATCGTTTCGCGGGGGGGATCAATCATGGCGAAGTGGTGCTTGGCCCACCACAAGGAGAGTTTCCTGTACACCCACTTCGACGAAATCTGCCAGATCATGCGCGCCTACGATGTCAGCTTCTCGCTGGGCGACGGGCTGCGCCCGGGAAGCATTGCCGACGCAAACGACGCAGCCCAATTTGCCGAACTTGAAACGCTTGGCGAGCTAACAAAAATTGCTTGGGAGCATGATTGCCAGGTGATGATTGAAGGCCCGGGCCACGTGCCGATGCAGATGATTAAGGAGAATATGGAGAAGCAGTTGGAGGTGTGCCACGAAGCTCCATTTTACACGCTTGGCCCGCTAACCACCGACATTGCCCCGGGATACGACCACATCACCAGCGCGATTGGGGCGGCGATGATTGGGTGGTTCGGCACGGCGATGCTGTGCTACGTCACCCCGAAGGAGCACCTGGGCTTGCCGAACAAGCAGGACGTGCGCGAAGGGATTATCGCCTACAAGATTGCCGCCCACGCCGCCGATTTGGCAAAGGGCCACCCGGGCGCGCAACGGCGCGACAACGCGCTAAGCAAGGCGCGGTTCGAGTTCCGCTGGGAGGACCAGTTCAACCTTGGCCTGGACCCCGAACGCGCCGTTGAGTACCACGACGAAACGCTGCCAAAGGATTCCGCAAAGGTGGCGCATTTCTGCTCGATGTGCGGGCCACACTTCTGCTCCATGAAGATCACGCAAGACGTTCGCGAGTACGCCCAAACGCACGGCGTAACCGAAGGGAAAGCAATCGAGATTGGCATGGAAGAAAAAGCGAAGGAGTTTGTGGAATTGGGGGGGGAGATTTATCGGTAA